GAATGAAGGTCACCGAACCATCCAGCATGCCAAGCATGACGCCGCCGGGGTGATTGCTGGCAGGCGGAAGCACGGCCCAGTCGATGTTGGCGTTCCTGCCGTACTGGCACCTGGGCGAGTTGGGGGGCGTCATCGTGGTGAAACCATTCACGGCGGTCCATCCGCTGGTGAACAAGGCACCTCGCCAGCAGACCTTGCCGCATGGTTGCCGATGGCACCAGGTCGCCGGACGTGGGCTGCAGCTCGGCCCCGATCGCCGCGGCCGGCACCACGCGAGTCCGAATCGGTATCGCTGTGGAAGACATATCCTTTTTGCTGCAGGCGTGATTTGAGGGCCGCGTAGTTTTCGATCACGCCATTATGGACGATCACCACCTAGAAGAAATAGATCGCAGGACGAGGGACCGACCGAGGCAATGTCGCTCGAGCTGACTCGTTAGTCCGACTT
This is a stretch of genomic DNA from Bremerella sp. JC817. It encodes these proteins:
- a CDS encoding H-X9-DG-CTERM domain-containing protein yields the protein MCLPQRYRFGLAWCRPRRSGPSCSPRPATWCHRQPCGKVCWRGALFTSGWTAVNGFTTMTPPNSPRCQYGRNANIDWAVLPPASNHPGGVMLGMLDGSVTFI